From one Anabas testudineus chromosome 18, fAnaTes1.2, whole genome shotgun sequence genomic stretch:
- the LOC113157405 gene encoding H-2 class II histocompatibility antigen, E-S beta chain-like isoform X1 encodes MASSFLNFSLLFITVYTAGGFRCYTVARCEFNSTDLRDSEFIYSDFYNKLEIIRFSSSVGKFNGYTEYGVHQAQVWNRGPELKDAKSRKEAYCANNIDIDYESVLTKSVKPSVRLHSPTPPAGNQPQMLVCSVYDFYPKHIRVSWIRDGQEVQPGVSSTEEMADGDWYYQIHSHLEYTPRSGEKISCVVEHISLKEPLVTDWDPSMPESERNQIAVGALGLILGLILSLAGFIYYRRKVKAGHNLIPTN; translated from the exons aTGGCTTCATCCTTTCTTaacttttccctcctcttcatcactgtctacACAGCAG GTGGGTTTCGGTGTTACACAGTCGCCCGCTGTGAGTTCAACTCCACGGATCTGAGGGACAGCGAGTTCATCTACTCTGATTTCTACAACAAGTTGGAGATCATCAGGTTCAGCAGCAGCGTGGGGAAGTTTAATGGATACACCGAGTACGGTGTCCATCAGGCTCAGGTGTGGAACCGAGGTCCAGAGCTGAAGGATGCAAAGAGCAGGAAGGAGGCGTACTGTGCCAACAACATCGACATAGACTACGAATCAGTTCTGACCAAGTcag TGAAGCCTTCTGTCAGACTCCACTCTCCGACGCCCCCTGCTGGAAACCAACCTCAGATGTTGGTCTGCAGCGTCTACGACTTCTACCCCAAACACATCAGAGTGAGCTGGATCAGAGACGGACAGGAAGTCCAACCTGGAGTCAGTTCCACTGAGGAGATGGCAGATGGTGACTGGTACTACCAGATCCACTCTCACCTGGAGTACACACCCAG GTCTGGAGAGAAGATCTCCTGTGTGGTGGAACACATCAGCCTGAAAGAACCTCTGGTTACTGACTGGG aCCCGTCCATGCCTGAGTCAGAAAGAAACCAGATCGCAGTAGGAGCCTTAGGACTGATCCTGGGTCTGATCTTATCTCTGGCTGGATTCATCTACTACAGGaggaaggtcaaag CAGGACATAATCTGATCCCCACTAATTGA
- the LOC113157405 gene encoding H-2 class II histocompatibility antigen, E-S beta chain-like isoform X2 — translation MASSFLNFSLLFITVYTAGGFRCYTVARCEFNSTDLRDSEFIYSDFYNKLEIIRFSSSVGKFNGYTEYGVHQAQVWNRGPELKDAKSRKEAYCANNIDIDYESVLTKSVKPSVRLHSPTPPAGNQPQMLVCSVYDFYPKHIRVSWIRDGQEVQPGVSSTEEMADGDWYYQIHSHLEYTPRSGEKISCVVEHISLKEPLVTDWDPSMPESERNQIAVGALGLILGLILSLAGFIYYRRKVKGHNLIPTN, via the exons aTGGCTTCATCCTTTCTTaacttttccctcctcttcatcactgtctacACAGCAG GTGGGTTTCGGTGTTACACAGTCGCCCGCTGTGAGTTCAACTCCACGGATCTGAGGGACAGCGAGTTCATCTACTCTGATTTCTACAACAAGTTGGAGATCATCAGGTTCAGCAGCAGCGTGGGGAAGTTTAATGGATACACCGAGTACGGTGTCCATCAGGCTCAGGTGTGGAACCGAGGTCCAGAGCTGAAGGATGCAAAGAGCAGGAAGGAGGCGTACTGTGCCAACAACATCGACATAGACTACGAATCAGTTCTGACCAAGTcag TGAAGCCTTCTGTCAGACTCCACTCTCCGACGCCCCCTGCTGGAAACCAACCTCAGATGTTGGTCTGCAGCGTCTACGACTTCTACCCCAAACACATCAGAGTGAGCTGGATCAGAGACGGACAGGAAGTCCAACCTGGAGTCAGTTCCACTGAGGAGATGGCAGATGGTGACTGGTACTACCAGATCCACTCTCACCTGGAGTACACACCCAG GTCTGGAGAGAAGATCTCCTGTGTGGTGGAACACATCAGCCTGAAAGAACCTCTGGTTACTGACTGGG aCCCGTCCATGCCTGAGTCAGAAAGAAACCAGATCGCAGTAGGAGCCTTAGGACTGATCCTGGGTCTGATCTTATCTCTGGCTGGATTCATCTACTACAGGaggaaggtcaaag GACATAATCTGATCCCCACTAATTGA